In one window of Methanoculleus chikugoensis DNA:
- a CDS encoding IS256 family transposase has product MDPLALIEDYLSDQENGMKTLITWFLNQVMLAEALQQAGAAQYERTDARKAHRNGYKDRSLKTRYGETILRKPQFREFPFETQVFGRYARVEKALVNAIVESYLQGVSTRKIQEIVSHLGIDQLSPASVSRMAKNLDDQVQAFFLRPIEQAIPYLFVDASYYKIRDGARYVTKAVLVVAGVRDDGYREILGARITDCENEEFWSGMFEELNERGLTGVQLVVSDGHTGIQKAAEAAFLGASWQMCQVHCTRAVLRNIPRKHQKEVVEGLKEAYGSEQRLQDLADDLNARGYRKAANTIERFLPGLMSYTAFPKPHGKRLRTTNMVERVNRELKRRTKVVGVFPNEESLLRLVGSILMDINEEWVTGRRYLTMEKE; this is encoded by the coding sequence ATGGATCCCTTAGCGTTAATCGAAGATTATCTTTCCGATCAGGAGAACGGCATGAAGACGCTCATCACCTGGTTCCTCAACCAGGTGATGCTCGCAGAGGCCCTCCAGCAGGCAGGAGCCGCCCAGTACGAACGCACCGATGCGCGGAAAGCGCATCGAAACGGTTACAAGGACCGATCCCTCAAGACCCGATACGGGGAGACGATCCTCCGGAAACCGCAGTTCCGGGAGTTCCCGTTCGAGACACAGGTCTTCGGGCGCTATGCCCGGGTGGAGAAAGCTCTGGTGAACGCAATTGTCGAATCCTACCTCCAGGGAGTTTCGACGAGAAAGATCCAGGAGATCGTCAGTCATCTGGGGATCGACCAGCTCTCCCCGGCTTCGGTCTCCCGGATGGCCAAGAACCTCGACGACCAGGTGCAGGCATTCTTCCTGCGGCCGATCGAACAGGCTATCCCATACCTCTTCGTGGATGCCTCCTACTACAAAATCCGGGACGGAGCACGATACGTCACCAAAGCGGTCCTGGTGGTCGCCGGCGTCCGGGATGACGGCTACCGGGAGATCCTGGGCGCAAGAATCACGGATTGTGAGAACGAAGAATTCTGGTCAGGAATGTTCGAGGAGCTCAACGAACGGGGACTCACCGGGGTTCAACTGGTCGTCTCGGATGGGCATACCGGCATCCAGAAGGCGGCTGAAGCCGCCTTCCTCGGTGCATCCTGGCAGATGTGTCAGGTTCATTGTACCCGAGCTGTCTTGAGGAATATTCCTCGGAAACACCAGAAAGAGGTTGTAGAAGGCCTGAAGGAGGCCTATGGAAGTGAACAAAGGCTTCAAGATCTCGCTGATGACCTGAATGCCAGGGGGTACCGGAAAGCAGCCAACACCATCGAACGATTCCTCCCCGGGCTTATGAGTTACACGGCATTCCCAAAACCGCACGGGAAACGGCTCAGAACGACGAACATGGTGGAGCGGGTCAATAGGGAACTGAAACGGAGAACCAAGGTTGTAGGCGTGTTCCCGAACGAGGAATCCCTTCTCCGGCTGGTCGGATCTATCCTGATGGACATCAACGAGGAGTGGGTCACCGGCAGAAGGTATTTGACGATGGAGAAGGAATGA
- a CDS encoding class I SAM-dependent methyltransferase, translating to MKRIYRFIRDQFLAGHSDKLNLLGDRDIEWSWVASQMPKGSGEALDFGPGGSSLGLVAAEAGFNVTAVDQQPIAWLYHHPHLHFTQGDILKLQLPESHFDLIINCSVIEHVGLAGRYGVTEDLLDGDLDAMERLKMLLKPEGIMLLTIPVGKDAVFPPLHRVYGEARLPLLLSGYIIEKEQYWTKDMENKWIPVTKKEALNRFPQERLYGLGCFILKRKGD from the coding sequence ATGAAAAGGATATATAGGTTTATTAGAGATCAATTTCTCGCCGGTCATAGCGACAAACTGAATCTTCTCGGCGACCGTGACATCGAATGGTCGTGGGTCGCATCGCAGATGCCCAAGGGATCAGGAGAAGCATTGGATTTTGGGCCCGGGGGGAGTTCATTAGGGCTTGTCGCCGCAGAGGCCGGGTTCAACGTGACGGCAGTCGACCAGCAGCCAATTGCATGGCTGTATCATCACCCCCACCTCCACTTTACGCAAGGAGACATTCTCAAACTCCAGCTGCCCGAAAGTCATTTTGATCTGATTATCAACTGCTCCGTCATCGAACATGTTGGCCTTGCGGGTCGTTATGGAGTAACAGAGGATCTACTTGACGGTGATTTAGATGCAATGGAGCGACTGAAAATGTTACTTAAGCCGGAGGGAATCATGCTTCTAACAATTCCCGTGGGTAAAGATGCTGTATTTCCCCCTCTCCATAGAGTGTACGGAGAAGCCCGCTTACCTCTCTTGTTAAGTGGATACATCATTGAGAAAGAACAGTATTGGACTAAAGATATGGAGAATAAGTGGATCCCTGTTACAAAAAAAGAAGCCCTTAACAGATTCCCTCAAGAAAGACTCTATGGGTTAGGCTGTTTTATCCTCAAACGAAAAGGAGATTAA
- a CDS encoding glycosyltransferase, with the protein MTETELAPITLFVYNRPLHTRQTVEALQKNELASESEIFIYSDAPKTERAVEDVARVREYIKTIDGFKKVTIIERSENWGLADSIIDGVTKIVNDYGRVIVLEDDLVTSPYFLRFMNEGLEFYHCNPEIMSISGYTLPPVCMSFPENFPDDIYLNYRNSSWGWATWADRWNLVDWEIKDYRQFINDSERQKQFNRGGDDLTNMLKLQMEGKINSWAIRFSYAHFKHRMYSICPRYSYVNNIGLDGTGTHCDKTRIFENDLSRAKRTCTFIKDIQLNKDVMLEFWRFHRKKSLIVRGINKVSRDLFNRNVIR; encoded by the coding sequence ATGACTGAAACTGAATTAGCTCCCATAACTCTCTTCGTCTACAACCGACCGTTGCACACCCGGCAGACTGTAGAGGCGCTACAAAAGAACGAGTTGGCGAGCGAAAGTGAGATCTTCATCTACAGCGACGCTCCCAAAACTGAGCGCGCGGTAGAAGATGTTGCCAGAGTCCGCGAGTATATCAAAACAATAGACGGATTCAAAAAAGTCACGATCATCGAGCGGAGTGAAAACTGGGGGTTGGCCGATTCGATCATCGATGGCGTGACAAAGATTGTGAACGACTACGGCAGGGTGATCGTGCTGGAAGATGACCTCGTAACAAGTCCTTACTTCCTGCGGTTCATGAACGAGGGGCTGGAATTCTATCACTGTAACCCTGAAATTATGTCGATAAGTGGCTACACTCTACCGCCAGTCTGTATGAGTTTTCCCGAAAACTTTCCCGATGACATCTATCTGAATTACCGGAATTCATCATGGGGTTGGGCTACCTGGGCTGACCGGTGGAACCTTGTCGATTGGGAGATCAAGGACTATCGTCAATTCATTAATGATTCTGAACGGCAAAAGCAGTTCAACCGCGGAGGAGATGATCTTACAAATATGCTTAAATTACAGATGGAAGGAAAAATTAATTCCTGGGCTATCCGATTTAGTTATGCGCATTTCAAACATAGAATGTATTCTATCTGCCCCCGCTACTCATATGTCAACAATATCGGTCTCGATGGCACGGGAACGCACTGCGACAAGACGCGCATTTTTGAGAACGATCTCTCAAGAGCGAAGCGTACTTGCACCTTCATAAAAGATATCCAGCTCAATAAAGATGTTATGCTGGAGTTCTGGAGATTCCATCGTAAAAAATCTCTTATCGTGCGGGGAATCAATAAGGTGTCAAGAGATCTCTTTAATAGAAATGTTATACGGTGA